A window of Rubricoccus marinus contains these coding sequences:
- a CDS encoding cyclic nucleotide-binding domain-containing protein yields MQSLWKSLLGGPNTTETDVLQNIPLFEELSSRELDAIRRLLHRREYVAGESIFVQGEPGLGMYIIERGAVSIQSEPSGRELVELTDGDFFGEIALLNEVIRTATARAKTDCTLLSLFQPDLLGLLDRNSRLGVKVLLALARLVGLRLVEVSDEVEELTRECEKLRAASGDVADTQALSAAPEDADGSRSV; encoded by the coding sequence ATGCAGAGCCTCTGGAAGAGCCTCCTCGGTGGTCCCAACACGACCGAGACCGACGTGCTCCAGAACATCCCCCTCTTCGAGGAGCTCTCCTCACGTGAGCTAGACGCCATCCGGCGGCTGCTGCACCGGCGCGAATACGTCGCCGGGGAGTCCATCTTCGTCCAGGGCGAGCCCGGGCTCGGGATGTACATCATTGAGCGCGGCGCCGTCTCGATCCAGAGCGAGCCCAGCGGGCGCGAGCTCGTCGAACTCACCGACGGCGACTTCTTCGGCGAGATCGCGCTGCTCAACGAGGTGATCCGCACCGCCACGGCGCGCGCGAAAACGGACTGCACGTTGCTCAGCCTCTTCCAGCCTGACCTTCTCGGCCTGCTGGACCGCAACTCCCGGCTGGGCGTGAAGGTGCTCCTCGCGCTCGCGCGCCTTGTCGGCCTCCGGCTCGTGGAGGTCTCCGACGAGGTGGAAGAACTCACGCGCGAGTGCGAAAAGCTCCGCGCGGCCTCTGGCGACGTCGCGGACACCCAGGCCCTGAGCGCCGCCCCGGAAGACGCCGATGGCAGCCGCTCCGTCTAG
- a CDS encoding MBL fold metallo-hydrolase produces the protein MSSDASRDRLTIRFWGVRGSLPTPRASHLGVGGNTTCVEVRGPDNQIAILDAGTGVRDLGVALTAEAGGAPLDVHLLFSHFHWDHLQGLPFFAPLYAPGNKLTLHAVATPAEIEAAMGGQMSEPFFPVPFEELGSTVVFEPQANGTSFDVGGMTVRPFALHHPQGSSGYRFEASGAVFVYATDYEHGDAESEATLIEAARGADVLYSDAQYTPDEYALRHGWGHTTWEHAARIATEAGVGQLLLSHHDPTHDDATLERILAQAREVFPDTDLAREGEGIKL, from the coding sequence ATGTCCTCAGACGCCTCTCGCGACCGCCTCACGATCCGTTTCTGGGGCGTCCGCGGCTCTCTCCCGACGCCCCGCGCCAGCCACCTCGGCGTGGGCGGCAACACGACATGCGTGGAGGTGCGGGGGCCGGACAACCAGATCGCGATCCTCGATGCCGGGACGGGCGTGCGGGACCTGGGCGTAGCTCTGACGGCCGAGGCGGGCGGCGCGCCTCTGGACGTGCACCTGCTGTTTTCCCACTTCCACTGGGACCACCTCCAGGGCCTCCCGTTCTTCGCGCCGCTCTACGCACCGGGCAACAAGCTGACGTTGCACGCCGTCGCCACGCCGGCTGAGATCGAGGCGGCGATGGGCGGGCAGATGAGCGAGCCGTTCTTCCCCGTCCCGTTCGAAGAGCTCGGCTCCACGGTCGTGTTCGAGCCTCAGGCCAACGGCACGTCGTTCGATGTCGGCGGGATGACCGTGCGGCCGTTCGCGTTGCACCACCCGCAGGGCTCCAGCGGCTACCGCTTCGAGGCCTCTGGCGCCGTGTTCGTCTACGCGACGGACTACGAGCACGGCGACGCCGAATCGGAGGCCACGCTCATCGAGGCCGCCAGAGGCGCCGATGTGCTCTACAGCGACGCGCAGTACACCCCGGACGAGTACGCGCTCCGCCACGGATGGGGCCACACCACGTGGGAGCACGCCGCGCGCATCGCCACCGAAGCGGGCGTGGGCCAGTTGCTCCTCTCGCACCACGACCCCACGCACGACGACGCCACGCTGGAGCGCATCCTCGCGCAAGCCCGCGAGGTGTTCCCCGACACGGACCTCGCGCGCGAGGGCGAGGGGATCAAGCTGTAG
- the rlmD gene encoding 23S rRNA (uracil(1939)-C(5))-methyltransferase RlmD, translating to MTETAPLASGEATDPNADLTASALKRGREVEITLTDFADRGKSLARVGDGDRGYVVFVAGAVPGDRVKARVFKRKRSFAEARILDVLEPSPLRVQPRCEYFDSCGGCKWQHVGYEAQLEMKRDHVEGALRHEGGIDLDTHGASGAGVQVLPTIGAEGEPYYYRNKMEFSFSAQRWLTDWEIASGEAMDKDFALGLHVPGRYDKVLDLKVCYLQSEWSARLVNGVREFAKHHGWPAWNVHDHSGYLRHLVIRTPAHTDEKMVNLVTSHESAEKMALFADWLRTEFPSVTTLVNTVNSGKAQTAYGEKEIVVFGSGVVHDKIGEHTFEIAPSAFFQTNTKGAEKLYAIAKEMAHFQKDDLVYDLYCGAGTISMYVADQVERVVGVELVEAAVENARVNTVENGVDNCTFVAGDMLKLFTPDFVKEHGQPDVVLVDPPRAGMHPKVTEQIAALRPERIVYVSCNPRTQAKDLQRLLATTNNGYRIEAIQPVDLFPHTAHVENVIGLRRIDAPEASGA from the coding sequence ATGACCGAGACCGCACCGCTCGCCTCTGGCGAGGCCACCGATCCCAACGCCGACCTCACCGCCTCCGCGCTCAAGCGCGGCCGCGAGGTCGAGATCACGCTCACCGACTTCGCCGACCGCGGCAAGAGCCTCGCCCGCGTGGGCGATGGTGACCGTGGCTACGTCGTCTTCGTGGCCGGCGCTGTGCCGGGCGACCGCGTCAAGGCGCGCGTGTTCAAGCGCAAGCGCTCGTTCGCCGAGGCGCGCATCTTGGACGTGCTCGAGCCCAGCCCGCTCCGCGTCCAGCCGCGTTGCGAGTACTTCGATTCGTGCGGCGGGTGCAAGTGGCAGCACGTCGGCTACGAGGCGCAGCTGGAGATGAAGCGCGACCACGTGGAGGGCGCGCTCCGCCACGAGGGCGGCATCGACCTGGATACGCATGGGGCCTCTGGCGCCGGCGTGCAGGTGCTCCCCACCATTGGTGCCGAGGGCGAGCCGTACTACTACCGCAACAAGATGGAATTCTCCTTCTCGGCGCAGCGCTGGCTGACCGACTGGGAGATCGCCTCTGGCGAGGCCATGGACAAGGACTTCGCGCTCGGCCTCCACGTGCCCGGCCGCTACGACAAGGTCTTGGACCTCAAGGTGTGCTACCTCCAGAGCGAGTGGAGCGCGCGGCTCGTCAACGGCGTCCGCGAGTTCGCCAAGCACCACGGGTGGCCCGCGTGGAACGTGCACGACCACAGCGGCTACCTCCGCCACCTCGTGATCCGCACGCCGGCGCACACGGACGAGAAGATGGTCAACCTCGTGACCAGCCACGAGAGCGCCGAGAAGATGGCGCTCTTCGCGGACTGGCTGCGGACCGAGTTCCCCAGCGTGACCACGCTCGTCAACACGGTCAATAGCGGGAAGGCGCAGACGGCCTACGGCGAGAAGGAGATCGTCGTCTTCGGCTCTGGCGTCGTCCACGACAAGATTGGCGAGCACACGTTCGAGATCGCGCCGAGCGCGTTTTTCCAGACCAACACGAAGGGCGCCGAAAAGCTGTACGCCATCGCGAAGGAGATGGCGCACTTCCAGAAAGACGACCTGGTCTACGACCTCTACTGCGGCGCGGGCACGATCTCGATGTATGTCGCCGATCAGGTCGAGCGCGTCGTGGGCGTCGAACTCGTGGAAGCGGCGGTGGAGAACGCGCGCGTCAACACTGTGGAGAACGGTGTGGACAACTGCACGTTCGTCGCGGGCGACATGCTCAAGCTGTTCACGCCGGACTTCGTGAAGGAGCACGGCCAGCCCGATGTGGTCCTTGTGGACCCACCGCGCGCCGGGATGCACCCCAAGGTGACCGAGCAGATCGCCGCGCTCCGGCCCGAGCGCATCGTTTACGTCTCGTGCAACCCGCGCACCCAGGCGAAAGACCTGCAGCGCCTGCTCGCGACGACGAACAACGGCTACCGCATTGAGGCCATTCAGCCCGTTGACCTGTTCCCGCACACGGCGCACGTCGAGAACGTGATCGGCCTGCGCCGGATCGACGCGCCAGAGGCCTCTGGCGCCTAG
- a CDS encoding adenosylhomocysteinase: MDHKEGQYKVADLSLADAGRMRIEWAESRMPVLMKLREEYSKTQPFKGYKITGCLHVTKETAVLIETLKACGAEVAWSGCNPLSTNDSVSAALALGPNGDGDGVEIYAWYGQDTEDFYWCIDRTIDKTPDTTLDDGADLIFRVHSAFPEKTKDIIGGSEETTTGVHRLRAMAEDGKLGYPVYAVNDAETKWDFDNVYGTGQSTIDGILRASSVLIAGKNFVVAGYGHCGRGVAMRAKGMGANVIVTEVKATAALKATLDGMRVMPMEEAAKVGDIFVTATGMKDIIRGEHFLSMKEGAIVCNTGHYDVELNLQELAEVSTDARMIRDDNREYTMENGKKVYVLADGRLVNLAAAEGHPSEVMDMSFANQLQAHLALIRSHEAGEEMENTVLDLPEELDQEIAEIKLETMGLSIDKLTDEQVVYATDYSAGT, translated from the coding sequence ATGGACCACAAGGAAGGACAGTACAAAGTCGCCGACCTCTCGCTCGCGGACGCGGGCCGCATGCGCATCGAGTGGGCCGAGAGCCGGATGCCTGTGCTCATGAAGCTGCGCGAGGAGTACTCCAAGACGCAGCCGTTCAAAGGCTACAAGATCACCGGATGCCTCCACGTCACCAAGGAGACGGCGGTTCTGATCGAGACGCTGAAGGCATGTGGCGCCGAAGTCGCGTGGAGCGGCTGCAACCCGCTCTCCACGAACGACTCCGTGAGCGCGGCGCTCGCGCTCGGCCCCAACGGCGACGGGGACGGCGTGGAGATCTACGCGTGGTACGGGCAGGACACCGAGGACTTCTACTGGTGCATCGACCGCACCATTGACAAGACCCCAGACACGACGCTGGACGACGGCGCCGACCTCATCTTCCGCGTGCACTCCGCCTTCCCGGAGAAGACGAAGGACATCATCGGTGGCTCCGAGGAGACCACGACGGGTGTCCACCGCCTCCGCGCGATGGCTGAGGACGGCAAGCTGGGCTACCCCGTCTACGCCGTTAACGACGCCGAGACGAAGTGGGACTTCGACAACGTGTACGGCACCGGCCAGTCCACGATCGACGGCATCCTGCGCGCGTCCTCCGTGCTCATCGCGGGCAAGAACTTCGTCGTCGCCGGCTACGGCCACTGCGGCCGCGGCGTGGCGATGCGTGCGAAGGGCATGGGCGCTAACGTCATCGTGACGGAGGTCAAGGCGACCGCCGCCCTCAAGGCGACGCTCGACGGCATGCGCGTGATGCCGATGGAGGAGGCCGCCAAGGTGGGCGACATCTTCGTGACCGCAACGGGCATGAAGGACATTATCCGTGGCGAGCACTTCCTGAGCATGAAGGAAGGCGCCATCGTGTGCAACACGGGCCACTACGACGTGGAGCTCAACCTCCAGGAGCTCGCCGAGGTCTCGACCGACGCGCGGATGATCCGCGACGACAACCGGGAGTACACGATGGAGAACGGCAAGAAGGTCTACGTCCTCGCGGACGGCCGTCTCGTCAACCTCGCCGCCGCCGAAGGACACCCGTCCGAGGTGATGGACATGAGCTTCGCCAACCAGCTCCAGGCGCACCTTGCGCTGATCCGCTCCCACGAGGCCGGCGAGGAGATGGAGAACACCGTTCTCGACCTCCCCGAGGAGCTCGACCAGGAGATCGCCGAGATCAAGCTGGAGACGATGGGCCTAAGCATCGACAAGCTCACCGATGAGCAGGTCGTCTACGCGACGGACTACTCCGCCGGCACCTGA
- a CDS encoding AI-2E family transporter — protein MAAAPSSSPVRQVERSGRLGGLAALVVLGGILAIIFVAPGIAGLTVVAGILAYLLLPLVDRLERRGVSRTASAWLVFLSLVLILTATAVLGAPLLLEQAQAFQERWASGEIPRLLSNAEVELANRLPMVEPGELGLVESIQGAASSEMRPLVVYVPDALEMIGNFVLIPFVLFALLKDGPVLRKKLLGLVPNRAFEFAMGVVYKIDDHLGGYLRGQAIVAVFVGAGTAFGLWVLGVEYYLVLGIITGLANFVPYVGFVVSAALSLAVSVLTSDGFGQATGVIVLFGILQLFENAVLQPWITGKNVSLHPALVLGAILLGGQVGGVLGMTLAVPIAAVVKVILVETVVNLRRFHF, from the coding sequence ATGGCAGCCGCTCCGTCTAGCTCCCCCGTCCGGCAGGTGGAGCGCTCCGGACGCCTGGGCGGCCTCGCCGCCCTCGTCGTGCTGGGCGGCATCCTCGCGATCATCTTCGTGGCGCCCGGCATTGCGGGGCTCACCGTTGTGGCCGGCATCCTGGCCTACCTGCTCCTGCCCCTCGTGGACCGGCTGGAGCGACGGGGCGTGAGCCGCACCGCCTCGGCGTGGCTCGTCTTTCTGAGCCTCGTGCTGATCCTGACCGCCACGGCGGTCCTGGGCGCGCCGTTGCTATTGGAGCAGGCGCAGGCGTTCCAAGAGCGGTGGGCCTCTGGCGAGATCCCCCGCCTCCTCTCCAACGCCGAAGTCGAGCTCGCGAACCGTCTCCCGATGGTCGAGCCCGGCGAGCTCGGGCTCGTGGAATCCATCCAGGGCGCGGCCTCCAGCGAGATGCGGCCGCTCGTGGTGTACGTGCCCGACGCGCTGGAGATGATCGGCAACTTCGTGCTGATCCCGTTCGTGCTGTTCGCGCTGCTGAAGGACGGCCCCGTCCTCCGCAAGAAGCTTCTCGGCCTGGTCCCCAACCGGGCGTTCGAGTTCGCCATGGGCGTCGTGTACAAGATCGACGACCACCTCGGCGGGTACCTCCGCGGGCAAGCCATCGTGGCCGTCTTTGTGGGCGCGGGGACGGCGTTTGGCCTGTGGGTGCTGGGGGTGGAGTACTACCTCGTGCTAGGCATCATCACCGGACTGGCCAACTTCGTCCCCTACGTGGGCTTCGTGGTCTCGGCCGCGCTCTCGCTCGCCGTTTCCGTTCTCACCTCCGACGGGTTCGGGCAGGCCACAGGCGTGATCGTCCTGTTCGGCATCCTTCAGCTGTTCGAGAACGCGGTGCTGCAGCCGTGGATCACGGGCAAGAACGTCTCGCTCCACCCGGCCCTCGTGCTCGGCGCCATCCTTCTCGGGGGGCAGGTGGGCGGCGTGCTCGGTATGACGCTTGCGGTCCCCATCGCGGCTGTTGTCAAGGTCATCCTGGTGGAGACCGTGGTGAACCTCCGCCGCTTCCATTTCTGA
- the ftsY gene encoding signal recognition particle-docking protein FtsY, with translation MALFGFGRNKDDQDKLEDGLEKTRSGLFGKLSRAVAGKDTVDEEVLDNLEEALVTSDVGVKTTVDIIGRIEARVAEDKYVTTKELQGLIRDEIASLLLESKPERPASFEAPLPNSPHVVMVVGVNGVGKTTSIGKIAHRYKAAGKSVLLGAADTFRAAATEQLVIWSERADVPIVKQYHGADPAAVAYDTVARAKASGADVVLIDTAGRLHNQIGLMNELTKIKRVMDKQVDGAPHEVLLVLDASTGQNAIRQAEAFTQAVDVTGLVLTKLDGTAKGGIVIGISNEFQIPVKYIGVGEGMRDLQVFDRAAFVQALFEGGAVA, from the coding sequence ATGGCGCTCTTCGGCTTCGGACGCAACAAGGACGACCAGGACAAGCTCGAAGACGGGCTCGAAAAGACACGCAGCGGCCTCTTCGGCAAGCTCAGCCGCGCCGTCGCGGGGAAGGACACCGTGGACGAGGAGGTGCTGGACAACCTCGAAGAAGCGCTGGTGACGAGCGACGTGGGCGTCAAAACCACCGTCGACATCATCGGGCGCATCGAGGCGCGCGTGGCCGAGGACAAGTACGTTACGACCAAAGAGCTCCAGGGCCTGATCCGCGACGAGATCGCGAGCCTGCTCTTGGAGAGCAAGCCAGAGCGTCCGGCCAGCTTCGAGGCGCCGCTGCCCAACTCGCCGCACGTCGTGATGGTGGTCGGCGTCAACGGTGTGGGCAAGACGACGTCCATCGGCAAGATCGCGCACCGCTACAAAGCGGCGGGCAAGAGCGTGCTCCTCGGCGCCGCCGACACGTTCCGCGCCGCGGCGACGGAGCAGTTGGTGATCTGGAGCGAGCGCGCCGACGTGCCCATCGTCAAGCAATACCACGGCGCCGACCCTGCCGCGGTGGCGTACGACACCGTCGCGCGCGCCAAGGCCTCTGGCGCCGATGTGGTCCTGATTGACACCGCCGGGCGCTTGCACAATCAGATCGGGCTCATGAACGAGCTCACCAAGATCAAGCGCGTCATGGACAAGCAGGTGGACGGCGCGCCGCACGAGGTCCTGCTTGTGCTGGACGCCAGCACCGGTCAGAACGCCATCCGCCAGGCCGAGGCGTTCACCCAGGCCGTGGACGTGACCGGCCTCGTCCTCACCAAGCTGGACGGGACCGCCAAGGGCGGCATCGTGATCGGGATCTCGAACGAGTTCCAGATCCCGGTCAAGTACATCGGCGTCGGCGAGGGGATGCGGGACCTCCAGGTCTTCGACCGCGCCGCGTTCGTGCAGGCGCTCTTCGAGGGCGGCGCGGTGGCGTAA
- a CDS encoding ATP-binding protein, which translates to MPPVLRVGLLSLVLAACEPTEAPSGRVLGEAPAASGGAATVPVTGSVRTAAPSFRVREWTVDDGLPTPVAAVTQTPDGYLWITTREGLARFDGVRFELFTTETTPVFRSDDFVGASVTRSGDLWVGDKKKWTYRLRDGAWTAYPLDMDRHWVQSFYEDAEGGLWCVTSGEYVFRWKGEGWEPVEQSLIGNWPPFSVDPRGSIWTYLDPGDAPGVPESATGKGVVARWDGERFVPPSDNRLAGFTETQHGPVFYQRTEEQRDGRPRVNITDASGAVLAWGWDKGDDSRVRLVDRAGRAWVQREEDGQTVLTVLRDGEELAHIRPEGATWFEQVFEDRQGNVWVHTRSTGLFQITEEPFRRYTGEDGIPQYASEATLAPDGAIVVSAHSGTASSFATLRDGVVAPEAVRLSPAPGRAAEHTAPDGTTEIGHVVTDARGQRWGAVKPYLLRLREGRGEIVMSTGNATLWAMQTDPTDADVLWTGDYSGVVRRFDTRALAVTDSFQVDGWVRALYPAPDGRLWIGSTGGLTVREASGALRVVADSSVAMWTRDITPGPDGALWVATETGGLLRVRGGEVRALTTQHGLPTDFLTTVLLDDLGYLWLSGRVTLYRLRLSDAHAVLDGTRQRLDVVTLLPSAGHLGSSAEMTRSLHAPDGSLWIPSYKGVTRIDPALYAQQYAQPASVIVEEIETEASGAFKPARGLRLPLGERTLTVRYTATEFVSPGHVRFRTRLEGHDADWVDQGTERRAIYGGLAPGRYAFHVQAMNAGGVWSEPLAAEAFVVPARFTETAWFAVLCLLALGGLAALAYGARVRVLRQRQRELEATVAERTADLAAEKEIVTAQAAELRTLDEAKSRLFANVSHEFRTPLQLILGPLADVREGRHGEVAPQARDQIDLATRNGRRLLALVEQLLALARSDAGVLEIEPVWLDAAAFAVRVAEAFGPLAQREGIAFETDLPAARGTFDPVLVETALANLLANAFSFTPAGGTVTLSLTPEAAGEPLAFRVRDTGPGLAPDQAARVFDRFYQADDSPTRRGAGTGIGLALVREIADLHGGAITVTSTPGQGATFTLTLPVHAEAPEGATRRASGEPGLQTAALLFASGDGSSGDGSARNRASGDGRSGDGRLHLPPLPPEAPADTPRVLVVDDNADLRALVRRHLDSRYVVTEAASGDAALDLARGAIPDAIVSDVMMPGLDGLGLVRALRADPETDFVPVLLLTARAAVSDTVDGLGAGADDYLAKPFDPRELRARVDALLTSRQRLRERWQDAAPEAEPFPVRLASGASADQRELVGQLVGGVDARLDDESLSVDDLAEAVDMSRSTLYRRLRGALDGSPVDLVREVRLARAGGLLARGAGNVSEVAYAVGFKSVSHFGACFRERYGATPSAYSRDQAAA; encoded by the coding sequence GTGCCCCCGGTCCTCCGCGTCGGTCTGCTGAGCCTCGTCCTCGCCGCGTGCGAGCCGACGGAGGCGCCCTCGGGGCGGGTTCTGGGAGAGGCGCCAGCGGCTTCTGGCGGCGCGGCGACGGTGCCGGTTACTGGAAGCGTGCGCACGGCCGCGCCATCGTTCCGCGTCCGCGAGTGGACCGTTGATGACGGGCTCCCAACGCCCGTCGCTGCGGTGACGCAGACACCGGACGGCTATCTGTGGATCACCACGAGGGAAGGCCTCGCGCGTTTCGATGGGGTCCGGTTCGAACTGTTCACGACCGAGACGACGCCCGTCTTTCGGAGCGATGATTTTGTCGGAGCGTCGGTGACTCGCTCGGGCGACCTCTGGGTGGGAGACAAGAAAAAGTGGACCTACCGCCTTCGCGACGGCGCTTGGACCGCCTACCCGCTGGACATGGACCGCCACTGGGTCCAGTCGTTCTACGAAGACGCCGAAGGCGGCCTTTGGTGTGTCACCTCGGGGGAATACGTGTTTCGCTGGAAGGGCGAAGGGTGGGAGCCGGTAGAGCAGTCCCTTATCGGGAACTGGCCGCCGTTCTCCGTGGACCCGAGGGGATCGATATGGACGTACCTCGATCCCGGTGACGCGCCAGGGGTGCCCGAGAGTGCGACCGGGAAAGGCGTCGTGGCGCGATGGGACGGAGAGCGGTTCGTGCCGCCCTCCGATAATCGCCTGGCGGGTTTTACGGAGACCCAGCATGGCCCTGTGTTCTACCAGCGCACCGAGGAGCAGCGCGACGGCCGGCCTCGCGTCAACATCACCGACGCCTCTGGCGCCGTCCTCGCGTGGGGATGGGACAAGGGCGACGATTCCCGCGTCCGCCTGGTGGACCGCGCGGGGCGGGCCTGGGTCCAGCGCGAAGAGGACGGGCAGACGGTGCTCACGGTCCTCAGGGATGGTGAGGAACTGGCACACATCCGCCCCGAGGGCGCGACGTGGTTCGAGCAGGTCTTCGAGGACCGGCAGGGGAACGTGTGGGTGCACACGCGCAGCACCGGGCTGTTCCAGATCACAGAGGAGCCCTTCCGCCGCTACACCGGCGAAGACGGCATCCCACAGTACGCTTCCGAGGCCACGCTCGCGCCCGATGGAGCCATCGTGGTAAGTGCGCACTCAGGCACGGCGTCCAGCTTCGCGACCCTGCGTGACGGGGTGGTGGCGCCAGAGGCCGTCCGCCTGAGCCCCGCCCCCGGGCGAGCGGCGGAGCACACCGCGCCCGACGGCACGACCGAAATCGGTCACGTTGTCACCGACGCCAGAGGCCAGCGCTGGGGGGCGGTGAAGCCATACTTGCTCAGGCTCCGCGAGGGCCGCGGCGAGATCGTGATGAGCACGGGCAACGCGACGCTCTGGGCGATGCAGACGGATCCCACCGATGCTGATGTGCTCTGGACGGGCGACTATAGCGGCGTCGTCCGGCGCTTCGACACACGAGCGCTCGCAGTCACCGACTCATTCCAAGTTGACGGATGGGTGCGCGCGCTGTACCCCGCGCCAGACGGGCGCCTCTGGATTGGGTCGACGGGCGGCCTCACTGTGCGCGAGGCCTCTGGCGCGCTGCGCGTCGTTGCGGACTCGTCCGTGGCGATGTGGACGCGCGACATCACCCCGGGGCCGGACGGAGCGCTCTGGGTGGCAACCGAGACAGGTGGCCTCTTGCGCGTGCGCGGCGGCGAGGTGCGCGCACTGACCACACAGCATGGGCTCCCCACCGACTTCCTGACGACCGTGCTCCTGGACGATCTGGGGTACCTCTGGCTCAGCGGCCGGGTCACGCTCTACCGCCTCCGCCTATCCGACGCCCACGCGGTTCTCGACGGCACGCGCCAGAGGTTGGACGTGGTGACGCTGCTCCCGTCGGCTGGGCATCTTGGATCGTCGGCCGAAATGACCCGGTCATTGCACGCGCCTGACGGCAGCCTGTGGATCCCGTCATACAAAGGCGTCACACGCATCGACCCAGCGCTCTACGCGCAGCAGTACGCGCAACCCGCGAGCGTCATCGTGGAGGAGATCGAGACCGAGGCCTCTGGCGCCTTCAAACCCGCCAGAGGCCTGCGCCTCCCGCTCGGAGAGCGCACGCTGACCGTCCGCTACACCGCGACCGAGTTCGTCTCGCCCGGCCACGTCCGCTTCCGCACGCGCTTGGAGGGTCACGATGCCGACTGGGTGGATCAGGGGACCGAGCGCCGCGCGATCTACGGTGGCCTCGCGCCCGGCCGCTACGCGTTCCACGTACAGGCGATGAACGCGGGAGGGGTGTGGAGCGAGCCTCTGGCGGCGGAGGCATTTGTGGTCCCGGCGCGGTTCACCGAGACGGCGTGGTTCGCGGTTCTATGTCTGCTCGCGCTCGGCGGGCTTGCCGCACTGGCGTACGGGGCCCGTGTCCGCGTGCTCCGCCAGAGGCAGCGCGAGTTGGAGGCAACCGTCGCCGAGCGCACCGCAGACCTCGCGGCCGAAAAAGAGATCGTGACGGCGCAGGCCGCCGAGCTGCGCACGCTGGACGAGGCCAAGAGCCGCCTGTTCGCCAACGTGTCCCACGAGTTCCGCACGCCGCTCCAGCTCATCCTCGGGCCTCTGGCGGACGTGCGCGAAGGCCGCCACGGCGAGGTCGCGCCCCAGGCCCGCGACCAGATCGACCTCGCGACGCGGAACGGGCGGCGGCTGCTCGCGCTCGTGGAGCAACTCCTGGCGCTGGCGCGGAGCGACGCGGGCGTGCTGGAGATCGAGCCGGTCTGGCTTGACGCCGCCGCGTTCGCCGTGCGCGTCGCCGAGGCGTTCGGGCCTCTGGCCCAGCGCGAGGGCATCGCGTTCGAGACGGATTTACCTGCCGCCAGAGGCACGTTCGACCCCGTCCTGGTCGAGACCGCCCTCGCCAACCTGCTTGCCAACGCGTTCAGCTTCACGCCCGCTGGCGGGACCGTCACGCTCTCGCTCACGCCAGAGGCCGCCGGGGAGCCTCTGGCGTTCCGCGTGCGTGACACCGGGCCGGGCCTCGCGCCGGATCAGGCCGCGCGCGTGTTCGACCGCTTTTACCAGGCCGACGACTCGCCCACGCGACGCGGCGCGGGGACCGGCATCGGGCTGGCACTGGTCCGCGAGATTGCCGACCTCCACGGCGGCGCCATCACCGTCACGAGCACGCCCGGCCAGGGCGCCACGTTTACGCTCACGCTGCCGGTCCACGCCGAGGCGCCAGAGGGCGCAACCCGCCGGGCCTCTGGCGAGCCCGGCCTCCAAACAGCCGCGCTCCTGTTCGCCTCGGGCGACGGGTCCTCGGGCGACGGCTCCGCCCGCAACCGGGCCTCTGGCGATGGGCGCTCTGGAGACGGCCGGCTGCACCTCCCGCCGCTCCCGCCAGAGGCCCCGGCGGACACGCCGCGCGTGCTCGTCGTGGACGACAACGCCGACCTCCGCGCCCTCGTCCGCCGCCACCTCGACAGCCGCTACGTCGTGACGGAGGCCGCCTCGGGCGACGCCGCGCTCGACCTCGCCAGAGGCGCCATCCCGGACGCCATCGTAAGCGACGTGATGATGCCTGGGCTCGATGGGCTGGGACTCGTCCGCGCCCTTCGCGCCGATCCCGAGACCGACTTCGTGCCGGTCCTGTTGCTGACTGCGCGGGCCGCCGTCAGCGATACCGTGGACGGGCTCGGTGCGGGCGCCGACGACTACCTCGCGAAGCCGTTCGACCCCCGCGAGCTACGTGCCCGCGTGGACGCGCTCCTTACCTCCCGCCAACGCCTGCGCGAGCGCTGGCAGGACGCGGCGCCAGAGGCCGAGCCCTTCCCGGTCCGGCTCGCCTCTGGCGCGAGTGCGGACCAGCGCGAACTGGTCGGGCAACTGGTGGGGGGCGTGGACGCACGCCTGGACGACGAGAGCCTCTCGGTCGACGACCTCGCTGAGGCCGTGGATATGAGCCGGTCCACGCTCTACCGCCGCCTCCGGGGCGCGCTGGACGGCTCGCCCGTGGACCTGGTGCGCGAGGTGCGTCTGGCGCGGGCGGGCGGGCTCCTCGCCAGAGGCGCGGGCAACGTCTCCGAAGTCGCCTACGCCGTCGGGTTCAAGAGCGTCTCGCACTTCGGCGCGTGCTTCCGCGAGCGCTACGGCGCCACGCCATCGGCCTACAGCCGGGATCAGGCCGCGGCCTGA